A region of Streptomyces cinnamoneus DNA encodes the following proteins:
- a CDS encoding GNAT family N-acetyltransferase, with translation MSDIEIRRATADDLPAIVALLADDALGAQRESPDDLAPYRAAFDRLDGDPHQYLAVAVRDGRTVGTLQLTVVPGLSRRGASRSVIEGVRVHADERGSGLGTELIQWAVDRSRNEGCRLVQLTSDATRVDAHRFYERLGFEASHLGFKYHL, from the coding sequence ATGAGCGACATAGAGATACGACGCGCGACCGCCGACGACCTCCCGGCCATCGTGGCACTGCTGGCCGACGACGCCCTGGGCGCCCAGCGTGAATCCCCCGACGACCTGGCCCCGTACCGCGCCGCCTTCGACCGCCTCGACGGCGATCCCCACCAGTACCTCGCCGTAGCCGTGCGCGACGGCCGCACGGTCGGCACGCTCCAGCTCACGGTCGTGCCGGGGCTGTCCCGACGCGGCGCGTCCCGCTCCGTCATCGAGGGCGTCCGCGTCCACGCCGACGAGCGCGGCTCGGGCCTGGGGACCGAGCTGATCCAGTGGGCCGTCGACAGGTCGCGGAACGAGGGGTGCCGGCTGGTGCAGCTGACGTCCGACGCGACCCGCGTGGACGCCCACCGCTTCTACGAACGTCTCGGCTTCGAGGCCTCACACCTCGGCTTCAAGTACCACCTCTGA
- a CDS encoding MarR family winged helix-turn-helix transcriptional regulator, translating into MSRTPDPALFGLAQGWCALSALHSRIEAHIERALQAHHDLSVREFSVLDVLNRQHDGEGGHLRMNEVADAVVLSQSATTRLVNRLEDRGLLTRYLCLTDRRGIYTDVTDAGRSLLEEARPTNDTALREALEDASRRTELAPLVAAVESLAPTS; encoded by the coding sequence ATGTCCCGCACCCCGGACCCCGCTCTGTTCGGCCTGGCACAGGGCTGGTGCGCCCTCTCGGCGCTGCACAGCCGGATCGAGGCGCACATCGAGCGGGCCCTGCAGGCGCACCACGACCTGAGCGTGCGCGAGTTCTCAGTGCTCGACGTGCTCAACCGCCAGCACGACGGCGAAGGCGGCCACCTGCGCATGAACGAGGTCGCCGACGCGGTCGTGCTCAGCCAGAGCGCGACGACACGCCTGGTCAACCGCCTGGAGGACCGCGGCCTGCTGACGCGCTACCTCTGCCTCACCGACCGCCGCGGCATCTACACCGACGTGACGGACGCCGGCCGCTCCCTCCTCGAAGAGGCCCGGCCCACCAACGACACCGCCCTGCGCGAGGCACTGGAGGACGCCTCCCGGCGCACCGAACTGGCACCGCTGGTCGCGGCCGTGGAATCCCTGGCCCCCACTTCCTGA